The Antechinus flavipes isolate AdamAnt ecotype Samford, QLD, Australia chromosome 4, AdamAnt_v2, whole genome shotgun sequence genomic interval ttgaaaaaaaaattttaagaactgtactttaaattaaactttatttCTAAGTATGAGCTTATGGCTGTAACGATTGGAAAACTTAaaagtcttttcttattttaataatgGGAATACTACTTTTCCTTCAGTGATACATCCTCAGAGTGCACAGTAAGGGTAGGTTCCATCATAACTTTGAATCAAGGAGAACCCAGATTGATTGGTCCTAATTGGGCAAAATTTCAACTCCAGACTCCTCAGGCGAGTAACCCTCAGAATGAGAGGGATTTAATACTGAACTGGATAAAATGCTGAATGAAATGCTGTTGGAACATCAGCCCAGTTATGCTGATATCTAAAGGGTGGGATGATCTCGGAACACTTTTTCAACTGAATTTAGAACATGAAGGGTCCAGAGATCAGTGATCAAAACCTATAAACACATTGAATTATTTGGTTcctctgatcttttctttttcttccctcgcCCTTTTCCCAGGATGACTGTCAGCTGCTTGGGGCCAGGCCATTCAACCAATTCTGAAGTGACATGGGGACAGAAAAGACTGTATTTCAGCTATGTTTTCCCAAAATGGAGTCTGTAGAGACATTCAGAAAACCATGTGTTCTGATATTCATTCAGCCTCAGTGAAATGCTAAGAATGTCTAGGAGGGCCTCGCTCTCCAGAATGTATTTTGGTGGGCACTGTTGTTTTGCATTCCAATTTACTTTGGAGATATCATCATTGTTTTTAGGCTGGGAAACCCTATGGGTTGAGCAGGGAATCTGCTCTCCTCTTCAACCAGCCAGATTCTGACTTGTAGAAGGGTGAGctgtttccatgtttttctcaTTGATTTAGAGAACACTTGAGGCCCTgtctagacattatttttcctactttatcAACTCCAAGTAAATCATCCCAGCCCACCGAGGGAACTTAGAAAAATAGTCTACCGTGAATCTCCAAGTGAGTAGTAAGTCTACTTTGACCTGAAACAAATCATCCAGAATTGCTCTGAATATCTAAGAAGAGTCCATATATATTATTCCTAGGTTTGGACACATGTGGGCTTTATTTCCCATTAAGAACAAACTTCAACTAGAATTGCACTATAGAATGGAAGATTCCCATGGTATGTGTCAGGACGGGCAACACTAACAGAGAACTTTATATGATCCAAAATAGTAGCTTAGGTCTCTGGCACAGCCATGAAATCCTTCCTTCTTAGAAGTTACCAATTCTCCTTTAGCCTGTATCAGTAATTGTCAAGCTTAATGATGAGTCAGTCTGTTCTCCTCTCAGAACAGTATTTAAAGCCCCCATTCATTGAGATTTATGTTTACAAGCTctaactcatcttttttttttttttcttggtcagcCTTCAAGGTCCATTTCCATTGGAcccaaaatatttgtttaaattttctttttttaattatgatttcattgagtCAGAGAAATGTCCTATTGGGAAAACTCCTCTACTAATAAAGAActtatctattattttttatttcacttagaGAGTTGTCTAGTACTTAGaagcccaaagtcacacaaaccAGTATGGGTCAGGAGCAGGACTTGAATCTCTAGTCTTCTAGACTCAAAGCCAACCTAGTTCCTTATTTTCTAGGCCAAGCTGACTGTTGTTTGAATTTAGTGCCTTATAAATTCAAATGTATTCATTGTTTTCATATTTGACCAGGtggtgatttttcctttttaaagattaaGGCAATAAGGCCAAGGAATATTTCATTCTCCCAACCAGCAAATAGAGAAGGTAGGAAAAGGCTGGGTATTGTTTTTTCAACTTTACAAACCCCAAAAATGTTCAAGAAAACTTTAGTATTACATTTATTAATTGATCATAAGAAATCTCATATTTATGTCACCTTTCAACCAACTGGATATCTCATGATTGAACTTTAAATTCCAGAGAATTTATGAAACTAGTTTCTCATATATTTAACAGCTGTGATATTCAATACAAATAAAGCCAAATAAACTGAATAGGCTTGAGTTAAGATTACATTGAAAAAGTGTACAAATATATGAAGCAAGCCTGGTTTCAGTATTGCCATTTGACCCAACAACTAGATGATGGTGGAAGTATTATTGATGATGTCttgaaaaactttatttttaaaggaattggagtgaagagaattgtcttttcattaAGTCAGTTTTTGTGATTGACCTGTGATTCTGTTTAATACCAAAGATCTTTACACTAAGACCAGATGTTTACAAAAGGAGAATGGGAAGCAAAGGATTCCAATATTGCTGAGATGGAAAGGATATTTCAGAATATCACTGATCAACATTGAGTGCAGGTACCAGGTGAAAGATaggaagtaaaagaaatagataaataactTATTAAGGGTATATGTACTAAGcagtgggaatacaaatacaagcaagcaagacaatccttgccctcaagaagcttacattcaaatggaaAGGTAATACATAGAGAAGAactgaaaaggggaaggaaagatgtACAAAATGCAAGGAAGTGGACCTCCTAATAGGCAAGATAATGTGAAGGCCTCCCCATCTGAGAACTTTagtgaaatttaattttctagtacccagaaggaaaagagacagagcaATTAATGTGATGATGTAGAAATGGTAGTAGCTTTTCTCTAGATACATTCAGAGTGTGCCTTGGTTACTTCCCACATGTTATGACACAGCTTATTTAAGATTTGTTCCCTCATTCATGTATTTTTACCAGCCATCTGTTTTAAATGCTATGATCATATGACCTTTCTGGAGTCAATTAACTCTAAATGATTATcatgaaaaggaaatataattaagCCAGTCTAGATTCATCTCAGAGATTTAAAGAGAACCAGAGCAGTGAATACTTAAGAATTAGATTCCAAAGAGGGCAAGTTTAATTGGACAATAATGCATAGTTTGGGTATTTGTCAATACAGAGTATGAACATTAAGAGCCCAAGACTGTTAATAAATCTTCTTAATTCTTGACTGAGATATACTTCCATCTATTAGTGttctgaaaatcattttaagTTCCATATTTAATCAACTGTTTGAGTTCCTCTGTACATATAGACCCTCTCTTTTTTTATCTAGAATGAGTCTATCCCCATGGCTTAGGACTGggtgatctaaaaaaaaataaaaagattagaaaaagagttattgagtcatttcagtcatgtccaactctctgtgacaccatttggggttttcttggcaaagatactggaaatggtttgccattttcttctccgcTCATTTTacgaggaactaaggcaaacagggttaagtaacttgcccaggatcacacagctagtaaatgtccaagtctggatttgaactcaagttcacCTGACTAcaatctggcactctatctagcGTGCACCTAGAAAGAATAACTACTTTTAATGGGGTGTGCCTCTCAAAAACTCAAAAACCACATAAGGCTAGAAAATTGCAGAGAGCTGCAATTTATTTCAATACACTCTAAGTTGCTTTTTTCTGTATgagtgcttgcattttttttatttaaaaaattcttatcatacatttttttaaagttcttatgCAATAGAAAAAGAATCTAGAATTGCTTAGTCATACAATTGTTATGAGTTTGCCAATTATCAGTGGACTCTTCCAGCTTTAATCCCTATGATACTAATCTTTTATTGTTAAAAGAAATGTTATATGCATCCCACACATTGGTTGGGTATGAAATTGGAAAAAGCATAACAGCTTTATGACTTTAAGAAATTCAGATTGGCATCAAGAAATAGCAAGACATTcttagaaataaaagtaataagtttttaaaaatcacttcaaaCAGATTTTAAGACATGAGATAAAAGAAATGACTATGACCAGCAAAAATTCCAGGTAAATCTCAGATAGTTTAAAGAAGTTTGATTAtacataaaaagtatatattaaggtAAAACTAATTCATTTTgtataaaaatggaaagagaaaatgaggatgTCCAATTTTAGAACAGGTTGGATCAAAGCATTCATAAGACAATAGCAAAGGTACTAAGAAGATAACCAATTGGGATTAGATATTCTTAACCATTGCACTGACAGATGTgatttttcaatgaaatttttgatactttttaaaaatgtaagttcATTTAGGAGAGCTAATATTTTAAGCTGTCACATAATCCTAAGGACTTCAAATCCCAGTTTTCAAAGTGTGTGGGGGCACATTACAAGATAGAGATAAATTTGCTTATTGTCCTTAGAAGGAAATTCATCAATAAATTAGTTATCCAGCCATTTACTTGTGCATAAGAAATAGTGCCCTTATTCCCAATTTAGTTGTAAGGACACTATCAAGGAAAATTCCTCTTAAGTCTCCTACTGAAAGCATGCAGATTgcaaggaaaaaattggaactcaaaatgttattaaaaataaatgttttaaattatccatacatataactagaaaaatactattaaaaaagactTGCAGATTCAAAGTTTCAAAAGTAAAGCAGGGAGTGGTGAAGCTAAGATGGCAAGTTAAAGGCAAGGATTCACCTAATCTCTCCCAAATTCCCTTCCTAACAACTTGAAAATAAAgcctcaaaaaagaattttggatcaacagtacaaacaaaaataattggggaaaacaaTTTTATAGACCAACAGAGTTTAGAAGGTTGGCAAGAAAGATCTATCTCATTAGTGTAAGAGAGAAGAATAGTCCAGGGCACCTTTATAAGCCAGCAGCAAGTCCAGAGCCCTAGGTCAAGCCAACAGCAGATTTTGAGAGCAACTGTATTTTCAGTAGCAACTTCTGCAACTCTCAGCCCACAGAATGTAAGAGGGTCAAATAACTAGGTAGGAAGAGATTTCAGGGGACTCTTAGTTGACCATGGTTGCATTGCCCATTTGGGGATCCCAATTGCAGTCCCAGGGTGAGGAGGAACACTAATACACTGGAGCTCCTAGCAGCAGAGAAGTGGGGATCCTGGTCTGTTTCAAGGCAGAAAACGGTACCTTTGAATGCTTTCAGAACAGACTATTGGCCAGGAAAACTATGACCAGACCTTTCCTTAGATTGAACCACCtctgaagaactgaaaacttacaaccctttccccttttcccccccagaattacctctgaaaacaagaaaacaaaaaaacctgaagcttgggatagtgtCTTGTCCATTCCAGAAGCacagcccaactttaacataaagctAAAGTAGAGAAATAAGCTGGAAAGTgagcaaataaaaaaagcatAGAAACCAAAAAAAGGGGGCCCTTAGAAAATCACTTATGATGATTGGGAAGAtccaaatataaattcaaaagaagataacAGTGTCAAAATGGCTATGTacaaagccttaaagaaaaaaagtgaattgattTCAGGCTCAAAAGATTTataggaaaaacttttaaaaggattttaaaaatcaaatgagaggtagaggaaaaattgggaaaagaaatgagtgatacaagagaatcatgaaaaaaaaagttaacagcttatagaagaaaaccaaaataatgaaaaaaaatttttaaaatgaaaacaaaaagtaaaattgtccatttggaaaagaagatacaaaaactcactgaagaaaatacttccttaaaaattgtaattggattggattacttgttgtctaaggtgatggaatggagggaagggagaaaaaaattggaatataaggtttgcaagggtgaatattgaaaacttatctatgcataaattttgaaaattataaagctTAAAAAATTGTGCAAGTGTAAGCTAATGATTTCATGAagcattaagaaataaaacaaagatgaaacaaaaaaaaatgctggagtTGGAATCAGAGGATTTAAGTTTAAATCTTGACTTtgccactagctgtgtgaccttggaaacattatttaatttctctggcctctgtttcctcaacttgAAAATGAGGGAGAAGTAGGAGATTGGAATGACACAAGTCTTTTCTAGCTTTAATTCTATATTCCTGTGATGCTATGACCTGCACTTCCTTATCTGTTAAGGAAAGATGGAACTATATAGCCTCTGAGATCCTtcccaattctaaatctgtgatcctatgaaaatgaaatcctttccacattttacctttccttttttGGCAAGTGGATACACTTAAAGCCaatgttttcaaatattgaaCCTTTGGGTGCGGCATTTGCAATTTCAACTAATTGCCCTAGATGGCACTCTTTGCTTAGAAAATCCTCTCCAACAACTACTCAAGTTAATTTTTCCTCTGACAATTTTGTTTAGTTATTGATCAACAAACAAGCATTTACTTGTTGCCATCTGTATGCTGGGCATTGTAtagacactggggatacaaataaaaaacagtTCTGGAATTctgtttataaatgtatatttatgtgaacaacttgttaaagaaaatgttttggtaTTTTTTCTGTGACAACAATTTAAAGTCATTTTACCTATTCTACAATTTGAGTTGGTTTTCTTTAATCATAGAAGTCATTCATTAAACAAGGAATTGTTAAGCATATATTATGTGCAAAGGACTATGCTAGGTACTGCTGAGACAAAGATACCTGAAAAAGTCCTTTccctcaagtagtttacattttattgggagTCAAGGGCATTTGTTGCCatttagaagtagaagagaaaaatgcTGTCAGAATGATGGGACTCAGTCTTTCCTCCGTCACATCTCTTTGTTAATACCaggttaatttttaataaataaatatataagaatctataggaaagccaagaaaataatGGGACTTGAGATCTTGCCATCAGAATTGAAAATTACAATATGTTTAATCTCAAGAAGAATAAACTTGAGGGTTGAGGTAAATATGATAGCCTTGTTCATTTGAAAAGGGAGTATATTTGTTCAATTTACCTCCAGAAAACAGTATTAGGAACAAGGTCATAAGTTAGAAAGAGATATTCTAGCTTGACAAACAGAAAACTTCTTCAAAGTACTATCTCCAAATGGAACTTATTTTAATAGTGAGTTCCTCCTCACTagaattctttgaatttcttgtaTAAGCCTTCTAATGCCAAAATCAGtatttttaccttccttctttctcactttcctcaaTAATTAaggaatagtcttttttttttttttaatggccaatTGGAAGAGAGCTAATCTTTATTCTATGTATTTCAGCATATCTATGACCTTATCAGCATGGGTATTTTTTACTGTAGAATGGAACATAGTTTATCTCTGCCTTCTCATAACTGACCTTCTGTAAGGGATATCAAGGCAGTCTGCCAAAGTGGTGAAAGCACTGGACTTAGATAACATTCACTGTCTGTGTAATACTAGTCAAGTAGTTTAACCTCTCTAGGTTTTAGCTTCTTCatctctcctctgtaaaatgatagttTTGGACCCAAGGACTGCTAAGGTCTATCCCAGCTGTAAATCTATGAACCTTTTGTGGTAGATCCACCCAATTCTGCCTTGAACTCACTTAATTGTTCTATGGGTATTCAGGTAATATTCAGACTATCTCTGTTATCCCTAACTCTGGCTCCTTGACCTTCCTATCTTCTTTCTAAGCATACATATCATGAGACATATCCATCCCTTATATCATTTCTATGGTGTCAGTGGTCTTGGGTACTGTGCTGAAGCCCATTATGCCTTCCAGTTATCTCTAATTTTAGTTCTTCGATGATTATGTTATACAATTAATAATTGTATTATTAGGTTATAGCTTGACATTTCTATTGTAAAATAATATGAATTGGCTTTGTATCTGAAAGGAATTTCTGAGGTCTCTATAATATAACAATGATATTTCTATTCAAAAGGCTTAATTACATGGACAGAAAAACTAGCTCTATGAGTTGAGTATGTTGCAGAGATGATGTTCATTCAGGTATGAGTTGGACATTatgacctctgagatctcttccaattgAGATATTGTTTGAATCTGAAATCTTTATTTAGGAACTAGAAAATGCAATTATCATATGAGTAAAAATGCAAAACTTTCCATTCAAGTTATAGGCAAACAAAAATAGTTAAATGAAACTCTTCTCTTACTAGtgagaaattattatttaatgattTGGGGAGATCCAGAGTTGCCCCTTTTGTCTAAAATCCTGATTTTAAAAGTTCAGCCTCTTGAAGGATATTACTGATAATGAGATTAAACTAACTTTCCTGTACAGACTTCACCCAGATGAACAAGCTATAGTATTCAGGTTTGAGGggggataaattctttgaataaatTGCCCAAGGCTGAGAGTAatctaagaaataaataatataaaattcagATCCAGCCTGAGATATTATAGGATTAAGGATGACTTCTTAAGGTGCTTCTTGAAGAAGTTGGGATTTTAGCTTAGACTTGAAGGCAGCCAAGCACTACATTTCATCTAGGAGGGGATATGGAGCCATTGGGGTTTATTGAATAGCAGGGTGACATGGTCacacctgtactttaggaagatgaatttaaTGACTAAGGAGAGGATAGATGAGAATAGAAAGATATGAATTAAGGAAGTCCACTTTCAGGTTATTTCAGTAGTTCAGGTGTGAGGTAATAAGGACCCATACTAAGGTACTGGCAGacaaaaatgagagattaatTAGGAAGATAGAAATGGCAACTAAGGGGGtttaaggagaaagaatgaaaaggcaCAGATAACACTTAGATTGTGAGCCTGAGTAACTAATAGAATTTTAGTATCTTAgtaataggaaaattagaaagaagacaATCGGTTTAgggaaaaaacaatgaattttattttgagcCTGTAGAGTTTAGGTTGTTTGAAGGACATCCAGTTGGAGATGTCCTGTAAGGAGataaagatgagaaactgaaggtCTGGAGAGAGATCAAAGCTAGATAATTCAATCTAAGAATTATCAGCAAAGAGATGATCACTGACAAGATCTTAAGGAATTCTTATGCTTAGTGCACGTGAAGCCTCAACAGAGGAGATAGAAGTGGATAGACAGGTAAGAGAACCTGGAGAAAGCTGCTTCATGAAATCTAGTGTGTCAAAGAGAAAAGGGTGATCAGCAGTGTCAAAAGGTGCAGAGAAATCAAGGAGAGCACATGGGACACATTGGCTAAAATGCTGGGCTCGGAGTCGGAAGATTTCAATTCAAGTTTCATTTCTGATATTCATTTGCTGTGAAATTCTAGGCAAGTAAATCTCTCAATGCTCTAAGCACTTGATTAAGACCACAAGTTGCAATGAGGATGTCAACTTGCTTGGGTACAGGGAGTTTTTCTCTTGGATTATCACAAATCCAGTCTCTATAAAATGTTGCTGTTTAACaaccttcattctccaagaggaccaatgatagATAGCATGAGAGAACAATGATAGATAGCATCTTGACTCAAATGGGAATTGGACTGAACTGAAACAGAGCTGCAACTCACTGACAAGAACCGTCCACTACCTTCAATTTGGTTGAGCCCATCTGCAGAGAAAGTTTTACCAGCGTGTGGCTGCCGCACTTGCTATAGAGTTTCTCGGAGTCAAACTACTGACACCTAATCTCCTAAAGAGGAAAAATTCTATGAAGTTTACTAGAAAGCACTTTCTTAGTGAATAGAGATACTatgattttttaactttttttaggaACTGATGTGGAATTACAtatgatatatgtacatatctctAATAAAACTAATATAAAAGTACTTTATGTGTGATACGGATGTAGATAAGGTGGTAAGGATGTAGACAAGGTGGTAAGGAGGGGAAGCAAaagaacaaacttttattaatcaTCTGCTATGTACCAGCCACTAtgctaaggactttacaaatattagagaTTAATCTCATTCACTGTTTTGCAGATTATAATGTCTATAAAGTGAAAACAATCATTTTTAGATCGCATTCTACTAGTGATAGAATTGTGAAAACCTAAAATAATCCATCAATTGACTTTACTCTTACAAGATTGAGCTGATAAAGTAGCTAATCTCACTTTGGTAGTTTTTATACACTCATAATCCATTGGTCCATTTACATCAAAAAACTGTAAGATTTTGTTCCTGTTACCTCTTagcagagggagaagaaatggaagcagtgtcagattttatattctggatctcaaagatcactgcagatagCAACTGTAGCCATGAAATTAAGATACTTGCTTCTTGGGAGGGAAGCTATGGCGAATTTGAACAGCAGAAACGTTACCTTGTCTACAAAAATCCACATAGCCAAAAGATATGCTTTTTCCAGTAAAAATATATAACTGTCCAAAGGGTTATGAAACTGtggtaccctttgatccagtagtgtctttttgcgtctataacccaaagaaatcataagagggaaaaggacccacatgtgcaaaaatgtttgtagcagctctgtggtagaaaagaatgagaaggtGGAACTCACTGGAAATGACCTTGATATtggacaaaacaaaaaacaaaggaaaagagcaTAACAGATGATGAGACAGTATCCATGAAAGCAAACATGAATTTGGATAAATTTGGGGATTAGTGGAGGATGAATATTTGCTATAGCATGCTATTATCCATGGGTCTCAAAGTCAGACTTGACAATGAACCTATTGGTCCTCTTACAGTGATTTGGCAAGTTACTGGGAAATGAACAGTAAGTCCTTCAAGTAAATTCCTGCCACTCCTAAGTATATCCTACAATTAATTTCACATTCtgccatttccatttttcccaattGGATTAGTTCTGATCCCAAGATAGAATAGAATATCTTTTATTTGCAAAAATGAAGTGAGGAaatacagattcctttcccttaCTACACTCTTACTTAAGGTACAGAGATCCAAGATAGGATTAAAACAGGAATActaattgaacttttttttttttgaaggtacTGGGAATGACTATTTACCTCGGTCAAATATTGAATTGTGAAAGGATCATATTACTTTAAGAATCCTACTTTTAGACTCCTTGAAATTCAACCTGAACTTTTGACAGACTGAAAACTATTgattctcttctccccacccccaaaggaaaaaaattgtcttgcTACTTTTGACTCTTCTATGtgtgatttatttaatattttctctcatATCTTTCAGGGATTTATGTCCATCTTATAAAGTATAAATACTAGTATAAATTCTCCACTTTTAAtaagccaaaggaaaaaaatctgtgctACTTCTATACCCCCATGAGGTCACAGGTGAAAAAACTAGACAAAATCagctgcttaattttttttttatttctagaaggaaaaaacccattacctccttcccttcttctacccccccctcaaaaaaaattcttaaattgctTTTTAGTATTTTAAGATCTTCATGAAAAATAGTGAAAGGAGGAACCCAAAGGTTTGTCTCATTTGAAGATTCTTCGATCAAATCCTGCTGCTTAAGTTTCCCAGTAAGACAGTAATTGGAAGCTAATAGATGCCACTGTTGAGATTTCTCTTCCTTTGTCTTCATCCATACAAATATTTCAGGTATCTTTGGCCAACTAAAAGCCTAAAGAAGAAATTAGGGAACTTTTAATGGAACCAAACTGTCTTTACAATGCAAGTCctatgatacagaaaaaaaaaaaaaacataaaaacaaacaaacaaaaatcacctGTTTATGGCCAGGATGGATTGTGAAGAGGTCAATCTTCCACTTTTTCTTGGGAAGAGAGTCCTGAAATAATCTCTTCAGAGATCTGCTTCAATTCTGTCAGCAGGAAGTCCATGATGTCACATTCTTCCAGAGTCTTACAGCAGATAATTTCTCTCAGGTGTTTTCGGTAAGCGGACACCATCTTCTCTATCTCCATGTTTTTCCCCTCAATTCGTCTTTTCTGTAATAGCTTGCCAAGTTGGGCTGCCATAGCAGCCTGAAGGAAGAGTCTCTTCAACAGCTTTTcccacttctctctcttctcaatcattttcaatgacttttttgCTGACAATATCCGAGCTTCTGCCAACTCCACACATTTCTCCAATAATGTCCACCAGTTTTCCGCCAGACTCAGAGAAATATACTCCAATTCACTGGCTTCTTTTATTTTAGGATCCTTTGGTCCCTGGGCTGCTGTACATGAACTCCTAAAAGCTGCTTCTCTAGCAGCCTTCTTGACCAATTCCCCCACTTCTTGAGCCAGGGTTTTACTTCTCCTGACCAatgttatcttaattttcatttggcTCTGACAGTTCTCGATTTCTTTACGCATGGCACACTTCTTGtaaaaaaagacttttgttaGATTTTTCAGTTTCTCAGTCACATCTCTGAGCTCAATTACCTTCTTTTGGCACCTCTTAATGATTCTAAGCATCCACAGGATTAGATTGAAGTGAGCTTTTGCCATTTTTATCATCTCACTTTCCATTCTTTTAAGGAAATATGCAAATCCCCCCATTTTGGCAACCAGTACCCGAGTATCTTCAGCCAAAATAATTTCCATTGATGATTCACTGCCACTTATTGACGTCATCTAGAAGAGATTAACACTTGGTTAATTtgctaaaagagaaaaataatattcacatGTGACTGGGGGAAGGCAACAGAAGAATTTCAGgcttttttttgcttgcttgtttgttttaatttgaaagtggtttcaattg includes:
- the LOC127561849 gene encoding uncharacterized protein LOC127561849 codes for the protein MTSISGSESSMEIILAEDTRVLVAKMGGFAYFLKRMESEMIKMAKAHFNLILWMLRIIKRCQKKVIELRDVTEKLKNLTKVFFYKKCAMRKEIENCQSQMKIKITLVRRSKTLAQEVGELVKKAAREAAFRSSCTAAQGPKDPKIKEASELEYISLSLAENWWTLLEKCVELAEARILSAKKSLKMIEKREKWEKLLKRLFLQAAMAAQLGKLLQKRRIEGKNMEIEKMVSAYRKHLREIICCKTLEECDIMDFLLTELKQISEEIISGLSSQEKVED